The proteins below are encoded in one region of Salvelinus alpinus chromosome 27, SLU_Salpinus.1, whole genome shotgun sequence:
- the LOC139556206 gene encoding solute carrier family 22 member 6-A-like, protein MERSMNFDEILSHIGGFGKFQKILYVWICLPQILLAFHMLISVFTGAVPPHLCRSNNTTWALPASSDAFNFSLVTGPDGEPDLSCSAPGGVPSTPLAQLNHSTALALSDEHVTGVCQGGWEFSKETFHSTVATEWDLVCDNANLNNIGSSIYMFGLLVGAVLFGSLADKFGRRNIILVGLTIQSTFGVGAAFAPNFYIYVFLRFVVGTTISAVIMNAFVLGTEWTGSKHRMLAGIITDYFFGFGYITLAGLAYLIRDWRKLQLAISAPGFLFIFYIWVLPKSARWLMANQRNEEAMDLIRKAALMNGKPLQEDIEICQGYNNMVKMEERKKDTVIDLVRTPKMRRNSCIMFYLWFVNVLVYYGLSLNISDFGMNIYLTQLIFGLVEMPARTITLFTLNRSRRISQLVFLAVGGLACLLTIFIPDDLSIIRTVLAMVGKFGITASLSIVYVYSAEVFPTVIRQSGIGMGSMCARAGGVLAPIIYLLRGVSKNAPMVLFGLCTLLGAALTLLLPETAHQPLADTIEDVEGSSISEESEEGNMKPALYEECPTRNPDIII, encoded by the exons ATGGAAAGAAGCATGAATTTTGACGAGATTCTTTCTCATATCGGTGGCTTTGGCAAGTTCCAAAAGATCTTGTATGTGTGGATTTGCCTCCCCCAGATCCTGCTGGCGTTCCACATGCTGATATCAGTCTTCACGGGGGCCGTCCCCCCTCATCTCTGTCGCTCCAACAACACCACCTGGGCCTTGCCCGCCAGCTCAGACGCATTCAACTTCAGCCTGGTTACGGGCCCAGACGGTGAACCTGACCTGTCCTGCTCTGCCCCTGGGGGGGTCCCTAGCACCCCGCTAGCCCAGCTGAATCACAGCACTGCCCTGGCCCTTAGCGATGAACACGTCACCGGGGTTTGTCAAGGGGGATGGGAATTCAGCAAAGAGACCTTCCACAGCACCGTGGCAACCGAG TGGGATCTGGTGTGTGATAATGCCAATCTGAACAACATTGGTTCCTCAATCTACATGTTTGGTCTTCTGGTCGGCGCCGTGCTGTTTGGTTCCTTAGCTGATAA GTTTGGACGCAGGAACATTATCCTGGTTGGTTTGACGATCCAGTCAACCTTTGGGGTTGGTGCTGCTTTTGCCCCAAATTTCTACATTTATGTCTTTCTGCGCTTTGTGGTTGGAACCACTATTTCAGCTGTCATCATGAATGCATTTGTTTTAG GCACAGAGTGGACAGGATCAAAGCACCGGATGCTAGCTGGGATCATCACAGACTACTTCTTTGGATTCGGCTACATCACCCTGGCAGGCCTGGCCTACCTCATCAGAGACTGGCGCAAGCTCCAGCTGGCCATCTCAGCACCAGGCTTCCTCTTCATCTTCTACATCTG GGTCCTACCCAAGTCGGCTCGGTGGCTAATGGCCAACCAGAGGAACGAGGAGGCCATGGATCTGATCAGGAAAGCTGCTCTGATGAACGGCAAACCCCTGCAGGAGGACATAGAGATATGTCAG GGGTACAACAATATGgtgaagatggaggagaggaaaaagGACACAGTCATTGACCTGGTCCGTACGCCAAAAATGAGGAGGAATTCATGTATCATGTTTTACCTGTG GTTTGTCAACGTGCTGGTCTACTACGGCCTGTCCCTGAACATCTCTGACTTTGGGATGAACATCTACCTGACCCAGCTGATCTTTGGCCTGGTGGAGATGCCCGCCAGGACCATCACCCTCTTTACCCTGAACCGCTCCAGGAGGATATCCCAGCTAGTCTTCCTCGCTGTGGGAGGCCTGGCCTGCCTGCTAACCATCTTCATTCCTGATG atcTCTCCATTATTAGAACTGTCCTGGCTATGGTGGGGAAGTTTGGGATCACCGCCTCCTTGTCCATCGTCTACGTCTACTCAGCAGAGGTCTTCCCTACTGTCATAAG GCAGAGTGGAATTGGTATGGGCTCCATGTGTGCCAGGGCAGGGGGAGTCCTGGCTCCCATCATCTACCTGCTGAGGGGTGTCAGTAAGAATGCTCCCATGGTGCTGTTTGGCCTGTGTACTCTGCTAGGTGCAGCCCTCACCCTGCTGCTGCCTGAGACAGCCCACCAGCCCCTGGCTGACACCATTGAGGATGTGGAGGGATCCAGCATCAG TGAGGAATCAG